The region ACGAAATGGCCCACATGTGGTTCGGCGACCTCGTCACCCTGCGCTGGTGGGACGACATCTGGCTGAACGAGTCCTTCGCCGAGTACATGGGCTACCAGACCCTCACCGAAGCCACCCGCTTCACCGACACCTGGACCGACTTCGGCGTCACCCGCAAACCCTGGGGCTACGACGCCGACCAGCGCCCCTCCACCCACCCCGTCGCCCCCGACCCGGACGCCGTCCCCGACACCGCGTCCGCCATGCTCAACTTCGACGGCATCTCCTACGCCAAGGGCGCCTCCGCCCTGCGCCAACTCGTCACCTGGCTCGGCGAGAAGGACTTCCTGGCCGGCATCAACACCCACTTCGCCCGCCACAAGTTCGCCAACGCCACCCTCGCCGACTTCATCGACAACCTCGCCTCCGCCACCGAACGCGACGTCCACGCCTGGGCCGACTCCTGGCTGCGCACCACCGGCGTCGACACCCTCACCCCCACCCTCACCGCCGGACCCGACGGCACCCACACCCTCACCGTCGAACACCACGGCAGCCGCCCGCACCGCATCGCCGTCGGCCTCTACGACAACGACCTCGGCGGCGAAGGCCGCCTCACCCTGCGCGACCGCCTCGAAGCCGACGTCCCGGGCACCGAGCCGACCGTGATCGGCAAGCGCCCCGCCCTGCTCCTCCTCAACGACGGCGACCTCTCGTACGCCAAGGTCCGCTTCGACCCCGAGTCCTTCCAGGCCGTGCGCACCGCCCTCGCCGGACTGCCCGAACCCCTCACCCGCGCGGTCGTCTGGAACGCCCTGCGCGACGCCGTCCGCGACGGCGAACTGCCCGCCATGGCCTACATCGACGCCGCCCGCGCCCACCTCCCGCACGAGAGTGACCTCGCCCTGGTCCAGGGCGTCCTGTCGTTCGCCGCCGCCCAGGTCGCGGACCGCTACCTCCCCGCCGAGGACCGCCCGACCGCCCTCGCCACCCTCACCGACCTCTGCCGCGACCTCATCCGCCGCACCGAGGACGGCTCCCACCCCGGGCTGCGCCTCACCGCCGTACGCCACTACATCGACGTCGCCGCCCACCCCGACACCATCAGCGCCTGGTTCTCCGAAGGCACCGTCCCCGGCGGACCCGAACTCGACCCCGAACTGCGCTGGCGCATCCTCGGCAGGCTCGCCGTCCTCGGCGCCATCGACGACGCCGTCATCGAGGCCGAACTCGTCCAGGACCCCAGCGCCACCGGCCAGGAAGGCGCCGCCCGCTGCCGTGCCGCGCTGCCCGACCCCGAGGCCAAGCGCCGCGCCTGGGAGGAGATGTTCATCTCCGACCACCTCTCCAACTACCTCTTCACCGCCACCGCCCAGGGCTTCTGGCAGCCCGAACAGACCCAGCTCGTCCGGGAGTATGTCGAGCGCTACTGGACCGACGCCGTCGCCGTCGCCGCGCGTCGCGGCCCCGCCATCGCCGACGCCGCCGGGCGCTACGCGTTCCCCGTCCACGCCGTCACCCCCGAAACCCTCGCCCTCGGCGAGGCGTGCCTTCGCGACGCCGACCTCATCCCCGCCCTCCGCCGCAAACTCGTCGACCAACTCGACGATCTGGCACGGGCGTTGAGGGTACGCACCGCGTAACCACGACCATTGGCCGCGGACGCGCGGTCGCTGATCGCGCACCTCGGGCGGGGCTTCGCCCCGATTCCCCGCCCGCCCCCCGGTTGCTCGCCTGCGGGCTCGGTGGGGGCGGGCCGCGCAGTTCCCCGCGCCCCTGAGGCGGGGGCTTCGCCCCGCGTTCCCGGCCCGCCCGGATTCGTTCGGCTACGGGCTCGGTGGGGGCTGGTCGCGCAGTTCCCCGCGCCCCTAAAGGCCGCGGGGGCGTCCGGTGTTCCAGGGCGAGGCCGGGGGCCGATGCCCCACCCGCCCCGGCCCGCGTCTTCAGCCCGTCCGGCGTTTGAGGACGAGGCCGTTCAGGCCGACAGGGGGGTCTGGGGGCGCAGCCCCTGAGGACGATGGGGGTCCCCCTGCTCGAGCGAAGCCGAGAGCTTGGGGGAGGGTAGGGGCGCCGGGGGCGAGGGAAGGCGGGTCCGGTTCCGGCGTGGCGTCTAGCAGCTTCACCCCCCACCCACATTTCCTCCGCCCACCAGTACCCCCATTCGGGTCGGATCGTTGACCTTTCAGGGCGCGCAGGCCCATCCCCGTACAGGCTGGTATTCCCCCTGCCGCGCGCCCACCGGAGGACACCTCATGAGCACGCCGCCCCTCGCCTCAGGCCCCGAAGGTCCCGGCGCGCTGCGGCCGCTGCTCGACACCGTCCTCGACGCACTGCGCGAGGGCGGCGAGGCCCGCGGGGGACCGCTGCCCGCCGGCGGACCCGAGAGCGTGGCCCGGCGCGTACGGGACGCGGTCGGCGACGTACTGCCCGAGCAGGGCACCGAAGACGCCCTACGCGTCCTCGTACGGGCTCTCGCCGAGGGCGCAGCCGACCCCGCCGACCCCCTGTGCGCCGCCCACCTGCACTGCCCACCCCTCGCCGTCGCCACCGCCGCCGACCTCGCCGCCTCCACCCTCAACCCCTCCATGGACTCCTGGGACCAGGCCCCGGCCGCCTCGGAACTGGAGGCACTCGTCACCCGGGCCCTGGCCCAGGAGATCGGCGCCGACGACGCCCTGGTCACCACCGGCGGCACCGAGTCCAACCAACTCGCCCTCCTGCTCGCCCGGGAGGCACACGCCGGCGTGCGGCTCATCCACGGCGCCAACGCCCACCACTCCCTGCCCCGCGCCGCCTGGCTCCTCGGCCTGCCCGACCCCGTCGTCGTCCCCGCCCCCGCCGGCACCATGGACCTCGCCGCCCTCGACGAAGCCCTCACCGAACTCCAAGGCCTCCGCGGCTCCCTCCTCGTAGCCGCCACCGCCGGCACCACCGACGCCGGACTCATCGACCCCCTGCCCGACATCGCCGACCTCTGCGAAGCCCACGGCACCCGCCTCCACATCGACGCCGCCTACGGCGGAGGCCTCCTCTTCAGCGACCACCACCGCGGCAAACTCGACGGACTCGACCGCGCCCACACCGTCACCCTCGACCTGCACAAACTCGGCTGGCAGCCCGTCGCCGCAGGCCTCCTCGTCGTCAAGGACCCCCACGACCTCGACGCCCTGAGCCACCGCGCCGACTACCTCAACGCCGACGACGACACCGAAGCGGGCCTCCCCGACCTCCTCGGCCGCTCCCTGCGCACCACCCGACGCCCCGACATCCTCAAAGTCGCCGTCACCCTCAAAACCCTGGGGCGAGCGGGACTCGGCGCGCTCGTCGACCAGGTCTGCGCCCGCGCCGTCGAGCTGGCGGACCTCGTCGAAGCACACCCCGGCTTCGAGCTCTACGACCCGCCCACCCTCAGCACCGTCCTGTTCCGCCCCGCCGAGGCCTCCGACGAAGCCGTCGCCGCCGTACGCCGCACCCTGCTCCACGAAGGACGCGCCGTCCTCGGCCGAGCCCTGCTCGACGACCGGCTCTGGCTCAAAGCCACCCTCCTCAATCCCCACACCCGGCCGGGCGACCTGGCCGCGCTCCTGAAACTGGTGGAAGGACACACACCCCGATGAGCCCGACGCCCCTCCCCCCACGCCACGAGCCCGACGCGCCCCGCGACCTCGTGGGCATCGGCATCGGCCCGTTCAACCTCTCCCTCGCCGCCCTCGCCCACCCCCTCTCCGAACTCGACAGCGTCTTCTACGAACAGCGCCCCGGCTTCGACTGGCACCCGGGCCTGCTCATCGACGGCGCCACCCTCCAAGTCCCCTTCCTCGCCGACCTGGTCACCCTCGCCGACCCCGCCAGCCCCTGGTCCTTCCTCAACTACCTCAAGGACCGCGACCGCCTCTTCCCCTTCTACTTCGCCGAGCGCTTCCACATGCAGCGCGCCGAGTACGACGCCTACTGCCGCTGGGTCGCCGGCCGCCTCCCCGGACTCCACTTCGGCCACCAGGTCGATGCCGTCCGCTGGGACCCCGAACGCACCCTGTTCGAAGTCGACTTCACCCAGCTCGACAGCGAGGGAGAAGCCGAGGCCCTCGGCCGTACCCACACCCGCAACATCGTGCTCGGCGTCGGCACCGCACCCCACATCCCAGAGCCCCTCAAATCCCTCGTCGATGCCCCCGGCGTCCCCGTCATCCACGCCGCGGACTACCTCGCCCACCGCGAACGCTTCCTCACCGCCGAACACATCACCGTCATCGGCGCGGGGCAGTCGGGTGCCGAGGTCTTCCTCGACCTCCTGCGCAACCGGCCCGCAGGCCGCGAGAAGATCCACTGGCTCGCCCGCACCGAGGCCTTCGCCCCGATGGAGTACTCCAAGCTCGGCCTCGAACACTTCACCCCCGACTACACCCGCTACTTCCACGCCCTCGCCGAGCCCGTACGCGACCGGCTCGTCGCCGCCCAATGGCAACTCCACAAGGGCATCGACGCCGACACCATCGCCGCCATCCACGACGAGCTCTACCGCCGCACCCTCCACGGCGGCTGGCCCGACGCCGTCCTCACCCCCGCCGTCACCGTCCGCACCGCGGGCCTCGTCGCCACCACCCAGGTCGAACTCCACCTCGAACACGGCCAGCAGGGCGCCCGTACCCGCCTCGTCACCGACGCCGTGGTCCTCGCCACCGGCTACCGCGAACGTCCCCTCGGCCAGATCCTCGCCGGACTCGACCCCTACCTGCGCCGCGACAGCGCCGAACGCCCCCGCATCGACGATCAGTTCCGCCTGGCCCTCGACCCCTCCGTCCACGGCCGCGTCTACGTCCAGAACGCCGAACTCCACACCCACGGCGTCGGCGCCCCCGACCTCGGCCTCGCCGCCTGGCGCAGCGCCACCATCCTCAACTCGCTCACGGGCAAGGACCCCTACCCGCTCCCGCGCCGCACGGCCTTCACCACCTTCGGACTCGAACCCCACTCCCAGGTCCCGCCCGCCGGCCGCACCGCCCAGACCCTCACCCCGCTCGCCGACGGACGGTAAGAAGAAGACCCCGGACACGCGTCCGGGGTCCAGAAAACAGGCGTGCCAGAAAACAAGCAGGCCAGAAGACAGGCAGGCTAGAAGACAGGCGTGCCGTCCCGCGTGAGCTTCCAGTCCACCGAAGCGAACTCCTTCGGGTCGAGCACACCCTTCGCGGTCACCCACTCGGCGATCCGCGTACGGATCTCCGTCGACTCCGACCAGACCTCCTTCGCGGACGCCACATGCGGGAAGGCGCCGCCACCGTTCGCCCGGTAGTTGTTCACCGCGAACACGAACTGCTGCGCGTCGTCCAGCGCCGCACCGTTGTACGTCAGGTTCTTGATCCGCGAACCCTCCGCCTGCGCGATGTCGATGTCGTACCGGAGTCCCGACACATAGTCGTAGTTGTAGTCCGGACGGTTGTTCGCGTTGGTCAGCTTCTCCGTGTCGATCACGGCACCGGCCGACGTCCGCACGAAGTAGTTCGCCGAGTACTCCAGGTACGCCCGCACCTGCGCCCCCGTCAGCACCTTCGCGACCAGCGTGTTGTCGTACACGTACAGGCTCGACAGATCCCGGATCGTCACCTTGCCGGCCGGGATCTCGGAGGTGCGCGAGAACGGCGAGGCCTGCGCGATGACGGGCAGCGACGCGTACTCCGTGCCGACCAGCGCCGCCTTGACCACGTCCTCCTGCACCTTGGTGATCAGGTCGATGATCGGGGCGTCCTTGTAACGCGCCTCGACCGTCGTCAGCGTGTCCGTGGCCGTGCCGACGACCTGGTTGACGTACGCCACCACCAGATCGTGCTCGTCCTTCAGCAGCCGGGTGATCTTCGGGTCGTCGGCGACCGAGTTCGAGTTGCGGACCGCGGCCGCCACCGACTCGACCTGCCACTTCCCCTTCTCGAAGACCAGCTCGAAGTCGAACACCGACAGCCGCTCCGCATACGCCAGCGGCTCCGACAGCACCACCGTCCTGCCGGTCTTGGCGTTGGTGACCTTCAGCTCCGGGATCTCCACGTGCGCGTGCCCGACGAGAATCGCGTCGATCCCCGGCACCTGCTGGGCGACGAGCGCCGCCGAGTTCTCGACGTACGGCAGCTGGTCACCGTAGGAGGACGTGCCGGACGAACCGGAGTGCGCCGACACGACGACCACGTCCGCACCCATCGACCGCAGCTTCGGCACCCACTTCGCCGCCTGCTCCTCCAGACCAGGGAACGTCAACTTCCCCTGGACGTAAGCCTTGTCCCAGATCGCGATACCCGGGTTCGTCAGACCGAGCACCGCCACCTTCACCGACGGCGCGCCCGGCACGTGGAACGTCTTCATGAAGTACGGCGGGAAAGCCGGCTTCAGCGTCTTCGCGTCCAGCGCGTTCGCACCCAGCAGCGGGAAGCGGCACTGCGACTCGAACTTCCGCAGCGTCTCGATGCCGTAGTTGAACTCGTGGTTGCCCAGCGCCACCGCGTCATAGCCGATCGCGTTCATCGCCTGCGCCATCGGGTGCACCGGACCGCCCTTGGCGGTGATCGGGTCCACCTTCGCGTAGTAGTACGTCAGCGGGGTGCCCTGAATCGTGTCGCCCGCGTCCAGAAGGAGGGTGTTGCAACGCCCCTTCTCCTTGCGGATCTCGTTCACCAGTGTCGAGATCCGCGCCAGACCCTGCGCGTTGCCCGCGGTGTCCTTGTACTCCGCGTCCTTGAAGTAGTCCCAGTTGAAGACATGTCCGTGCAGATCCGTCGTGCCCATGACGGTGAGGGAGTACCGCTTCACGGGCTTCTTCTTACCCCCCGCCGCCGCCGAGGTGGCCGCCTGCGCGGGCGGAGCCGCGACCGCACCGGTCAACGCCACCCCCGCACCCGTCACGGCGGACTTCTTCAGGAACTTCCGGCGGTTCAACGGCATGTCTATGGCTCCTCGGGAAATGGTCAACGACGCGCGTAGATTCTGACCCACACATGACACTCCAGAACAGGTCCTGGAGGTTTCCATCTGGTGACCACCGGGCACCACGACCACCCTTCCGGTGACAGAGTGGGGCGTATGGCCCCCACCGCAGAGGAACCCCGACCCGCAGTCCCCTACGGAACCCCCGAATCACCCCGCATCGCAGTCCGCGGCGAAGCCCACCTCGAAGTCGACCCCGAGATCGCCCGCATCGGCATCACCGTCAGCGCCCGCGGCACCGACCGACGCGATGCCCTCGCCGACCTCACCCGCCGCAACGCCACCGCCATGGACCTCGTGAAGTCCTACGGAGACGCCGTCGAACGCCTCGAAACCGGCGCCTTCTCGATCAGTCCGGAACTCACCAAACACGGCCGCGGCGAACGTATCCGCGCCTACCACGGCCGCGTCCACCTCACCGCCGAACTCACCGACTTCACCGCACTCGGCGAGCTGACGACACGCCTCGCGGATCTCGACCTCACCCGGGTCGCCGGCCCCTGGTGGGCCCTGCGCCCCGACTCGCCCTCCCACCGCCAAGCCCGCCAGCAAGCGGTCCGCGAAGCCGTCCAACGCGCCCGTGAATATGCCGAAGCCCTCGGCACCACCCTCGCCGCCCTCGTCGAACTCGCCGACATCGGCGCCGAGAACGCCCAGCCCTTCCCCGCGGCCCCCGGCCGCGCCATGCGCTCCATGTCCTTCGCCGGCGGCGCCCCCGAAGAAGCCGCCCCCCTCGACCTCGAACCCGAGCGCCAACACATCTACGCCCAGGTCAACGCCCGATTCACGATGGCACCGCCGGAACTGTAAAGCGCGGACCGGTCGCCATAAAGTACCGACGCGCTCATCGGAGCACCCCCGCGCACAATTCAACTGTTGTCAATAAGGCTTCATGCAAAGGTTGTTGAGTAGTCATGCTGGACCAATTCTCTACCGACCGGTAAGGCCTAGGCTCAAACCATGCGCCGAGCGAAAATCGTCTGTACATTGGGCCCCGCCACCGACTCGTACGACCAGCTCAAAGCCCTGGTCGACGCCGGAATGGACGTAGCCCGCTTCAACCTCAGCCACGGCACCTACGCCGAACACGAGGAGCGCTACCAGCGCGTGCGAAAGGCCTCCGACGAGACCGGCCGCAGCGTCGGACTGCTCGCCGACCTTCAAGGCCCGAAGATCCGACTCGGCCGCTTCACCGAAGGCCCCGTACTCCTTGAACGCGGAGACACCTTCACCATCACCGTCGAAGAAGGCGCCGAGGGCGACCGCCTCACCTGCGGCACGACGTACTCGGGCCTCGCGGCCGATGTCACCCCCGGCGAACGCATCCTCGTCGACGACGGCAAGGTCTGCCTCGAAGTCACCGCCGTCGACGGCCCCCGCGTCCACACCACCGTCGTCGAAGGCGGCATGGTCTCCGACCACAAGGGCCTCAACCTCCCCGGCGTCGCCGTCTCCGTCCCCGCCCTCTCCGACAAGGACGAAGCGGACCTCCGCTGGGCCCTGCGCACCGGCTTCGACGTCATCGCCCTCTCCTTCGTCCGCAGCGGCCGCGACATCGACGACGTCCACCGCATCATGGACGAGGAAGGCCGCCGCCTCCCCGTCATCGCCAAGGTCGAGAAGCCCCAGGCGGTCGACGCGATCGACGACATCGTCGCCGCCTTCGACGGCATCATGGTCGCCCGCGGCGACCTGGGCGTCGAAATGCCCCTCGAACAGGTCCCGATCGTCCAGAAGCGCGCCATCAAGCTGGCCAAGCGCAACGCCAAGCCGGTCATCGTCGCCACCCAGATGCTCGACTCGATGATCGACAACTCCCGCCCCACCCGAGCCGAGGCGTCCGACGTCGCCAACGCCGTCATCGACGGCACGGACGCCGTGATGCTCTCCGGCGAGACGAGCGTCGGCAAGTACCCCGTGGAGACCGTCCGGACGATGTCCCGCATCGTCGAGGCCGCCGAGGAGGACATCCTCGCCAAGGGTCTGCCGCCCCTGACCGACCGGAACAAGCCCCGCACCCAGGGCGGTGCGGTCGCCCGCGCGGCGGCGGAGATGGGCGACTTCCTCGGCGCCAAGTTCCTCGTCGCCTTCACCCAGTCCGGCGACACGGTCCGCCGCCTGTCCCGCTACCGCTCCCCGATCCCCCTCCTCGCCTTCACCCCGACCCCGGCGACCCGCTCCCAGCTGAACCTGACCTGGGGCGTAGAAACGTTCCTGGGGCCGCACGTCGACTCCACCGACGCGATGGTCGACCAGGTGGACGAACTCCTCCTGAAGTACGGCCGCTGCAAGAAGGGCGACATCGTCGTCATCACCGCCGGCTCCCCGCCCGGCGTCTCGGGCACCACGAACCTCGTACGCGTCCACCACATCGGGGAGGACGACAGCCCCAAGTAGGTCCGGCTGTCAGTACTTGGGCCCGACGTGGGCGTCCATGAGAGCGACGGAGGCTTTGCGGGCGACGGAGATGTTGAACGGGTCGCTGCCGCGCGCCAGCGTCGTCCACTCGACGCCGACGTTGTCCAGGGTGTCGGTAAAGAGCTTCCGGATGTCGTCGGACTTGTTGGTGAAGAAATACCGGGGGTACTCATAGCGCTTGCGCTCACCGGCGACGAGGCGGGTCGTCCAGTTCGTGATGCGACAGCCATCGGAGTGGATGAGCCCGCGGATGAATTCCCACGGGTGAGCGTCGACGATTTCCTGTTGCCAGGGTTCGAGGACGATCGGGCGCTCGTGCTTCTTGCCGGGGCCGTGCTGGGGAAACAGGCAGTGCAGGTGTTTCGAGTAGACCTTCACGTTGCGGCAGCCTGTCTTGCGGACGCGACACACGGCGTTGTCGGGGAAGACCGCGCGCATGGCTTGCTCGCAGTCGTCCATGAGTCCGGGCCATGCTTCGCAGCACGTGATCATGAGATTGGGCACGCGGTGCTCGGAGTAGCGACTGATGTGGCCGTCGCCCAGATACAGGCCGAGTAGGTAGCTGTAGGCGGGCTCGTCGAGGTCTCGTCCATCGCACCGTGGGCACTTGGGGTCATGCTTCCCTGGGCACTCGCCGCGTTTCGCGCGGTCCATGTGCTTCCAGTAACTGACCGTCCCGAGCGGGACGTTGAATCGCCGTGCTACGTCCGCGTTCCGCGCGCCGTCGCGCAGTAGTGAGAGCGCCTGCTGTCGAACCTCAGTTCCGTGAAAGATCATGTGGCCACTCTGCGTTACTGATCGTGACCGTGCGCAGCAAAAAGCGGATGTTCACGAGAACGAGAACATCCGCTTAGCTGGAAAACTGTGCCGGGTGCGGGATTCGAACCCGCAAGCCCTCACGGGCAGAGGTGTTTGAGACCTCCGTGTATACCGTTCCACCAACCCGGCGTAAGTAGCTGCCCGGAAGCATACCGGGTCACCGCAGCTCGCTGCAGCTAGGTAGGCTCTTGGGCAGCAGCACTTGCCCGGCCCGTGAACGAGGAGCCCCCGTGACCGCCCCCGAGTCGCCCCAGCCCGTCGCCGACGACGACAAGTCGCACGTGCCTCCGCTGACGACCCGTGTCGTCATCGCCGAGGACGAGGCGCTGATCCGCCTCGACCTCAAAGAGATGCTCGAGGAAGAGGGCTACGCCGTCGTGGGAGAGGCGGGGGACGGGGAGCAGGCCGTCGAACTGGCCCGTGAGCACCGGCCCGACCTCGTGATCCTCGACGTCAAGATGCCCAAGCTGGACGGGATCTCGGCGGCCGAGAAGATCGCCGAGGAGGGCATCGCCCCCGTGCTGATGCTCACCGCGTTCTCGCAGCGCGACCTCGTCGAGCGGGCCCGCGACGCCGGCGCGATGGCGTACCTCGTGAAGCCCTTCAGCAAGAGCGACGTCGTACCGGCGATCGAGATGGCCGTCTCGCGGTTCACGGAGCTGAAGCAGCTGGAGAGGGAGGTTGCGGACCTCAGTCAGCGTCTGGAGACGCGGAAGCTGGTGGACCGGGCCAAGTCCGTGCTCCAGACGGAATATGGGCTGACGGAGCCCGCCGCGTTCCGGTGGATCCAGAAGACCTCCATGGACCGCCGTATGTCCATGCAGCAGGTCGCCGAGGCGGTCATCGCGGACGCCGAGGAGAAGAAGGCCTCCAAGGGTTAGGGAGGGCGGGGCGCCCCGTTTCGGGGTGCAGTGGCTTGCCCGCGCGAGCCCGGCGACCGCGTGTCAGGCTGGTTTCGGGGCCGCGTGGCCTTCGGGGCGGCAAGGCAGCAAAGGAGACGGCGCGTGGAAGAGAAGGCGTTCGTCCAAGCGGTGTCGGAACGTACGGGCCTGACTCGGCAGGAGTCGGCCGATCTCACGCGTGCCACGCTCGAGACGCTCGCCCATCGGCTGAGCTCGGGTGAGGCGCGGAACCTGGCGCTGGAGCTCCCGGAGGGTCTGGCGGAGTCCGTTCGGCGGGGTGCGACCGCCGAGATCGAGCGCTTCGACTACGACGAGCTCGTGCGGCGTGTGGCGGCGCGCAACGTACTCAAGCCGGACGAGGCCGACAGCGGCGTCCGTGCCGTGCTGGTCACGCTCCGTGAGGCGATCAGCGAGAAGGAGTTCGGCCACGCGATGTCGCAACTCGGTGCCGACTTCACCAGGCCGATCGAGAATTTCGCCGGTTGATTCCGCGCCTTTCGGCGACGGCAGCCAGCGAGTGACGAAGAGGCCCACGCCCCCCGGCTGGGGGGCGCGGGCCTCTTCGTGTGTCGGCCGTACGGTCGTACGGCCGGAGCCTGGTCTCAGTCCTCGCCCAGGTAGGCCTTGCGCACCGACTCGTCGTGCAGCAGGTCCTGACCGGTGCCGGAGAGGACGATGTTGCCGACCTCCATGACGTGTCCCTGATCGGCGAGGGAGAGCGCCGCCTGGGCGTTCTGCTCGACGAGGAGGATGGTCGTGCCGTCGGCCTTGAGTTCGGCGATGGTGGCCATGATCTTCTGCATCATGATCGGCGAGAGGCCCATGGAGGGTTCGTCGAGCATGAGCAGCTTGGGCTGGGACATGAGCGCGCGGCCCATGGCCAGCATCTGCTGCTCGCCGCCGGAGAGGGTTCCCGCGGCCTGCTTGCGGCGTTCACCCAGGATGGGGAAGAGGTCGTAGGCGCGCTGGATGTCCTTCTCGATGCCCGCCTTGTCGGAGCGCAGGAACGCGCCGAGCTGGAGGTTCTCGGTGATCGTCAGCCGGGGGAAGATGTGGCGTCCCTCGGGGGAGTGGGCGAGGCCCAGGGAGACGATCTTGTGGGCGGGGATGTTGCTGAGGGGTTTGCCGTCGAAGGTGATGCGGCCCCCGGTGGGCTTGAGGAGCCCGGAGAGGGTGCGCAGGGTGGTCGTCTTGCCGGCGCCGTTGGTGCCGATGAGGGTGACGATCTGGCCGGCTTCGACGGAGAAGGAGATGCCCTTGACGGCTTCGATCTTGCCGTAGGCGACCTTGAGGTCTTCGACCTCGAGCAGTGCGGTCACTGGGCGTTTCCTTCCTTGCTGGTGGTGCCCTCCGCGGCGGCGTCGCTCTCGGCGGCCTCAGGAGTCTCGGTGACCTCGGGAGCCTCGGCGGCCTCGGGGGCTTCCGCGGCCTCGGGAGTGTCCGTGGCCTCCGCCGCCTCGGCGGCTTCGACCTCGGCGACCTCTTCCGCGCCGGGGGCGCCCTCGAAGGGGGTGCCGAGGTAGGCGGCGATGACGCGTTCGTCGCCCTGGACGACCTCGGAGGTGCCCTCGACGAGCTTCTCGCCCTGGACGAGGCAGGCGACGCGGTCGGACAGGTTGAAGATGAAGCGCATGTCGTGCTCGATGACGAGGACGGCGATGCCCCTGTCGCGGATGGCGAAGACGAGGTCTTCGGTCGCGCGTGTCTCCTGGGGGTTCATGCCGGCCGTGGGCTCGTCCAGGAGCAGCAGTCCCGGTTCGCTCGCCATGGCGCGGGCGATTTCGAGCTTGCGCTGTTCGCCGTAGGGGAGGTTGCGGGAGAGGTGGTCGGCCTTGTGGTCGAGGCCGATGAACTCCAGCAGTTCCATGGCGCGTTCGCGGGAGGCGGCTTCTGCCTTGCGGAAGCCGGGGCCGCGCAGGAGGGCCGACCAGAGGCCTTCCTTGGTCCTGGTGTGGCGGCCGACGAGCACGTTCTCCAGGACGGTCATGTTGGCGAAGAGCCGGATGTTCTGGAAGGTGCGGGCGATGCCGGCGCTGGTGACGAGGTGGGGCTTGGGCGGGAGGACGGTGCCCTTGTAGGAGACCTTGCCCTCGGTCGGCACGTACAGGCCGGTGAGGCAGTTGAAGAAGGTGGTCTTGCCCGCGCCGTTGGGGCCGATGAGGCCGACGATCTCGCCGGAGTTGACGGTGAGGTCGACGCTGCGGACGGCGGTGAGGCCGCCGAAGCGCATGGTGACGCCGCTGGCCTCGAGTACGGGGCTGGTGGCCGTGGTGGTGGTCATGTGGGTCACGCCCCTGCCTTGGTGACGCCGACAGTGGAGTCGGGCAGGCCTTGTTCGGGGATGTCGATGCTGTCGTCGGACTCGTGGAATTCGAGCTGGCGGCGGCGGTTGGCGATGATGCCTTCGGGGCGGAAGCGCATGAGGACCACGAGCGCGATGCCGAAGGCGAAGAGCTGGTACTCCTTCAGGAAGCCGAGCTTCTCGGGGAGGAGGTAGAGCA is a window of Streptomyces mirabilis DNA encoding:
- a CDS encoding ABC transporter ATP-binding protein, with protein sequence MTALLEVEDLKVAYGKIEAVKGISFSVEAGQIVTLIGTNGAGKTTTLRTLSGLLKPTGGRITFDGKPLSNIPAHKIVSLGLAHSPEGRHIFPRLTITENLQLGAFLRSDKAGIEKDIQRAYDLFPILGERRKQAAGTLSGGEQQMLAMGRALMSQPKLLMLDEPSMGLSPIMMQKIMATIAELKADGTTILLVEQNAQAALSLADQGHVMEVGNIVLSGTGQDLLHDESVRKAYLGED
- a CDS encoding ABC transporter ATP-binding protein produces the protein MTTTTATSPVLEASGVTMRFGGLTAVRSVDLTVNSGEIVGLIGPNGAGKTTFFNCLTGLYVPTEGKVSYKGTVLPPKPHLVTSAGIARTFQNIRLFANMTVLENVLVGRHTRTKEGLWSALLRGPGFRKAEAASRERAMELLEFIGLDHKADHLSRNLPYGEQRKLEIARAMASEPGLLLLDEPTAGMNPQETRATEDLVFAIRDRGIAVLVIEHDMRFIFNLSDRVACLVQGEKLVEGTSEVVQGDERVIAAYLGTPFEGAPGAEEVAEVEAAEAAEATDTPEAAEAPEAAEAPEVTETPEAAESDAAAEGTTSKEGNAQ